In Amycolatopsis jiangsuensis, the following proteins share a genomic window:
- a CDS encoding flavin monoamine oxidase family protein, with amino-acid sequence MIMPPVEERLRPGPRTEAGPASMLCPDFPFAYDDWVKHPAGLGRLPEHALGTEVAVIGGGLSGLVAAYELMKLGLKPAIYEAGHLGGRMRSVTLEGHPDAVLDLGAMRFPPSSGTMFHYLDKLGLQTTPFPNPLSAASPSTVINLHGRSHWARTAADLPAVYREVNDAWTKTLQEQADMSLMTDAIRRRDTATIKALWNHLVAKFDTVSFHEFLASSPQFCSFEHREIFGQVGFGCGGWDTDFPNSVLEILRVVCTDTDDEHRRVLGGAQQLPLGLWTHEPTDLAHWPAGTSLAKLHGGEPRPGVVRIDRTGRGFTVEDSARGVRSYPAAIFAAQNWNLFSGIKADENLLPQATWTALERTHYMGASKLFVVTDRPFWLEKDPATGRDVMSTTLTDRFPRGVYLIDNGPDEPGVMLLSYTWNDDSLKVASLTAEQRFDAVLDALAKIYPGVDIRSHVIGPPVAVTWETQPHFKGAFKSCLPGGYRYQRRLSTQFMQRDAAPHHRGFFLAGDDVAWIAGFSESAVTAALNAVWGVVDHLGGATHPDNPGPGDVFDEIAPVCLD; translated from the coding sequence ATGATCATGCCCCCCGTCGAAGAACGCTTGCGGCCCGGCCCGCGGACCGAGGCGGGCCCGGCGAGCATGCTGTGCCCCGACTTCCCGTTCGCCTACGACGACTGGGTCAAGCACCCCGCCGGTCTCGGCCGGCTGCCCGAGCACGCGCTCGGCACCGAGGTCGCGGTGATCGGCGGCGGCCTGTCCGGGCTGGTCGCCGCCTACGAGCTGATGAAGCTCGGCCTGAAGCCGGCGATCTACGAGGCCGGGCACCTCGGCGGCCGGATGCGCTCGGTGACACTCGAGGGCCACCCCGACGCCGTCCTCGACCTGGGCGCGATGCGGTTCCCGCCGTCGTCCGGGACCATGTTCCACTACCTCGACAAGCTGGGGCTGCAGACCACGCCGTTCCCGAACCCGCTGTCGGCCGCTTCGCCGAGCACGGTGATCAACCTGCACGGCCGGAGCCACTGGGCCCGCACCGCCGCCGACCTGCCCGCGGTCTACCGGGAGGTCAACGACGCCTGGACGAAGACCCTGCAGGAGCAGGCGGACATGTCGCTGATGACCGACGCCATCCGGCGCCGCGACACCGCGACGATCAAGGCGCTGTGGAACCACCTGGTGGCCAAGTTCGACACCGTCTCGTTCCACGAATTCCTGGCCTCGTCACCGCAGTTCTGCTCCTTCGAGCACCGCGAGATCTTCGGCCAGGTCGGCTTCGGCTGCGGTGGCTGGGACACCGACTTCCCCAACTCCGTGCTGGAGATCCTGCGCGTCGTGTGCACCGACACCGACGACGAGCACCGCCGCGTCCTCGGCGGCGCCCAGCAGCTGCCGCTCGGGCTCTGGACCCACGAACCCACCGACCTCGCGCACTGGCCCGCCGGGACGTCACTGGCCAAGCTGCACGGCGGCGAGCCCCGCCCCGGCGTGGTGCGGATCGACCGGACCGGCCGCGGGTTCACCGTCGAGGACTCCGCCCGCGGCGTGCGCTCCTACCCGGCGGCGATCTTCGCCGCGCAGAACTGGAACCTGTTCTCGGGCATCAAGGCCGACGAGAACCTGCTGCCCCAGGCGACGTGGACCGCGCTGGAGCGTACGCACTACATGGGCGCCTCCAAGCTGTTCGTCGTCACCGACCGGCCGTTCTGGCTCGAGAAGGACCCGGCGACCGGGCGGGACGTGATGAGCACGACGCTCACCGACCGCTTCCCGCGCGGGGTCTACCTGATCGACAACGGGCCCGACGAGCCCGGCGTGATGCTGCTGTCCTACACCTGGAACGACGACTCGCTGAAGGTCGCGTCGCTGACCGCCGAGCAGCGGTTCGACGCGGTGCTCGACGCGCTCGCCAAGATCTACCCCGGCGTGGACATCCGCTCCCACGTGATCGGCCCGCCGGTCGCCGTCACCTGGGAGACCCAGCCGCACTTCAAGGGCGCCTTCAAGTCCTGCCTGCCCGGCGGCTACCGCTACCAGCGGCGGCTGTCCACCCAGTTCATGCAGCGGGACGCGGCCCCGCACCACCGCGGCTTCTTCCTCGCCGGCGACGACGTCGCCTGGATCGCCGGGTTCTCCGAAAGCGCGGTCACCGCGGCACTGAACGCCGTCTGGGGCGTCGTCGACCACCTCGGCGGCGCGACCCACCCGGACAACCCCGGCCCCGGCGACGTGTTCGACGAGATCGCCCCGGTGTGCCTCGACTGA
- a CDS encoding class I adenylate-forming enzyme family protein: MFAKIYSPDAVTGGAAFEQQALRVAEVLRNRGVGSGDRVLLKAENTLGYLTVLLALMHVGASIVLVDHMEHAERTAETIESSGVALAVVDGDAPMPADAPAEYVYEIMVAAADRVPDDVHLRFDVWEKLPDSLVMWSSGSTGVPKGVAKNGAKFLKNLERNADLVGHRAGDVLLPLLPFNHQYGLSMVLIAWLRDCEFVIAPYRRPDRALRLAGWAGATVVDATPSTYRSLFNIIAKRPSLKDDFARVRMLCSGAAPLERAVVEQGEELFGLTLLDSYGSTEMGNVAFANLENPHGCGQVVEGLAIEVRAEDGTALPAGEVGELFVLDPDLMEGYLDGAGRIVPAARGWYATGDLGRVEDDGNLFVVGRKRAVHRNGHTLHPDVIEHRLAEDGCSAKIVALPDRRRGSSLVFVVQDDALRDPHYWQDRIRGVLPPAEQPNRVLVTEQFPLNRNGKPDRQQIERFAAAE, translated from the coding sequence ATGTTCGCGAAGATCTATTCCCCCGACGCGGTCACCGGCGGCGCGGCGTTCGAGCAGCAGGCCCTGCGCGTGGCGGAGGTCCTGCGCAACCGGGGCGTCGGCTCCGGCGACCGGGTGCTGCTCAAGGCCGAGAACACCCTGGGCTATCTGACGGTCCTGCTCGCGCTGATGCACGTCGGCGCGTCGATCGTGCTCGTGGACCACATGGAGCACGCCGAGCGCACCGCCGAGACGATCGAGTCCTCCGGGGTCGCGCTCGCCGTGGTCGACGGCGACGCGCCGATGCCGGCGGACGCGCCCGCGGAATACGTCTACGAGATCATGGTCGCCGCCGCCGACCGCGTCCCCGACGACGTCCATCTGCGCTTCGACGTGTGGGAGAAGCTTCCGGACAGCCTGGTGATGTGGTCGTCCGGCTCGACCGGCGTGCCCAAGGGCGTGGCGAAGAACGGCGCGAAGTTCCTGAAGAACCTGGAGCGCAACGCCGACCTGGTCGGGCACCGCGCCGGCGACGTCCTGCTGCCGCTGCTGCCGTTCAACCACCAGTACGGCCTGTCGATGGTGCTCATCGCGTGGCTGCGGGACTGCGAGTTCGTGATCGCGCCCTACCGCCGTCCCGACCGGGCACTGCGGCTGGCCGGCTGGGCGGGGGCCACGGTCGTCGACGCGACCCCGTCGACCTACCGCAGCCTGTTCAACATCATCGCCAAGCGCCCGTCACTCAAGGACGACTTCGCGCGTGTGCGGATGCTCTGCAGTGGCGCGGCCCCGCTGGAACGGGCCGTGGTGGAGCAGGGCGAGGAGCTGTTCGGCCTGACGCTGCTCGACAGCTACGGCAGCACCGAAATGGGCAACGTCGCCTTCGCCAACCTCGAAAACCCGCACGGCTGCGGGCAGGTCGTCGAAGGACTGGCGATCGAGGTACGAGCCGAGGACGGCACCGCCCTGCCCGCCGGCGAGGTCGGCGAGCTGTTCGTGCTCGACCCGGACCTGATGGAGGGCTATCTCGACGGCGCGGGCCGGATCGTCCCGGCCGCACGCGGCTGGTACGCCACCGGCGACCTCGGCCGGGTCGAGGACGACGGGAACCTGTTCGTCGTCGGCCGCAAACGGGCGGTGCACCGCAACGGTCACACGCTGCACCCGGACGTCATCGAGCACCGGCTGGCCGAGGACGGCTGCTCGGCGAAGATCGTCGCGCTGCCCGATCGGCGCCGCGGGTCGAGCCTGGTGTTCGTCGTCCAGGACGACGCGCTGCGGGATCCGCACTACTGGCAGGACCGCATCCGCGGGGTGCTGCCGCCGGCCGAGCAGCCGAACCGGGTGCTCGTCACCGAGCAGTTCCCGTTGAACCGCAACGGGAAACCCGACCGTCAACAGATCGAGCGGTTCGCCGCCGCCGAGTAG
- a CDS encoding ACP S-malonyltransferase, producing the protein MDKTADAVLFPGMGPARAGMLGRFLVIDHRARRLLGVAERALRHSLLDPLAREDDEYTEHTQLAFVLASLAVAERAEQEHDLDPVAVGGASFGERAAVVRAGALPLADLVRLVAEVARRERAYFERAHQDLVSQFVVRTPEAVLTDVLDGIGHELSGRFDAEAHLVTLAEHDLGEFVRRVRAAGGYALTTMRPAAHARVLGPLRDELAEVFGRFGFADPALPIVSDQDGEPVRTGDEAAALLLESTVNAVRLPELVHRFARLGVGRVLVAGPDHLLHRLPGLTGQFTLLRADVREALTPRRRPRLTGAVAA; encoded by the coding sequence ATGGACAAAACCGCCGACGCCGTCCTCTTTCCCGGCATGGGCCCGGCCCGCGCCGGGATGCTGGGCCGGTTCCTCGTCATCGATCACCGGGCCCGGAGGCTGCTCGGCGTGGCGGAGCGGGCCCTGCGCCACTCCCTGCTCGACCCGCTGGCCCGCGAGGACGACGAGTACACCGAGCACACCCAGCTCGCGTTCGTGCTCGCCTCCCTCGCGGTGGCCGAGCGGGCCGAGCAGGAGCACGACCTGGACCCGGTCGCCGTGGGCGGGGCGAGCTTCGGTGAACGCGCCGCCGTGGTGCGCGCCGGCGCGCTGCCGCTGGCCGACCTCGTGCGGCTGGTCGCGGAAGTGGCGCGGCGCGAACGCGCGTACTTCGAGCGGGCGCACCAGGATCTGGTCAGCCAGTTCGTCGTCCGGACCCCGGAGGCGGTGCTCACGGACGTCCTCGACGGGATCGGCCACGAACTGTCCGGCCGGTTCGACGCGGAGGCGCATCTGGTGACTCTCGCCGAGCACGATCTCGGCGAGTTCGTCCGGCGCGTCCGCGCGGCAGGCGGGTACGCGCTCACCACCATGCGGCCGGCGGCGCACGCACGGGTGCTCGGCCCGCTGCGCGACGAGCTGGCGGAAGTCTTCGGCAGGTTCGGGTTCGCCGACCCGGCCCTGCCGATCGTGTCCGATCAGGACGGAGAGCCGGTCCGGACCGGCGACGAAGCGGCCGCACTCCTGCTGGAGTCGACGGTCAACGCGGTGCGGCTGCCCGAGCTGGTCCACCGGTTCGCCCGGCTCGGCGTCGGCCGGGTCCTCGTCGCCGGTCCGGACCACCTGCTGCATCGTCTGCCCGGCCTGACCGGGCAGTTCACCCTGCTGCGCGCCGACGTCCGCGAGGCGTTGACCCCGCGGCGACGGCCGCGCCTGACCGGGGCGGTGGCCGCATGA